The following are encoded together in the Microcaecilia unicolor chromosome 12, aMicUni1.1, whole genome shotgun sequence genome:
- the PRR15L gene encoding proline-rich protein 15-like protein — protein sequence MADNNYSWWKLTFLRKKKSTPKVLYEIPADYSSNEKAQEVVSGHQGSSTESEFNARLEKIVDKSTKGRHVKVSNSGRFKEKKKVRATLAENPNLYTDSTASADDQ from the coding sequence ATGGCAGATAACAACTACAGCTGGTGGAAACTGACCTTCTTGCGCAAAAAGAAGTCCACCCCCAAGGTGCTGTACGAGATCCCTGCGGACTATTCCAGCAACGAGAAGGCACAGGAAGTGGTGTCAGGCCATCAGGGCAGTTCCACTGAGAGTGAATTCAATGCCCGACTAGAGAAAATTGTCGACAAAAGCACCAAAGGGAGACACGTGAAAGTATCCAACTCAGGTCGCTTCAAGGAAAAGAAGAAAGTGCGGGCAACACTGGCAGAAAACCCCAACCTGTACACAGACAGCACAGCCAGCGCAGATGACCAGTGA
- the PNPO gene encoding pyridoxine-5'-phosphate oxidase yields MTFVLRSAVATTVTVLAWARRTTTCASSQFTFVSSAQPSEIGTMDLGSMRKSYREDQEAFEENQLASLDPIEQFTTWLQEAVDCPSIGEANAMCLATSTRDGRPSARTVLLKGVGQEGFRFFTNYDSRKGKELASNPWASLVFYWEPLNRQVRIEGQVEKVSKEESEHYFHTRPKCSQIGAAVSRQSEVIPDREYLRKRKIELEELYQDKEIPKPESWGGYTLKPDVLEFWQGQTNRLHDRIVFRRLREGDAPPGPMTHHAKGDWVYHRLSP; encoded by the exons ATGACGTTTGTTCTACGTAGTGCGGTTGCGACGACTGTGACCGTGTTGGCTTGGGCTCGTAGAACTACAACTTGTGCATCCTCTCAGTTTACTTTTGTGTCTTCTGCACAACCGAGTGAGATTGGAACGATGGACCTGGGGTCCATGAGGAAGAGTTATCGCGAAGACCAGGAG GCATTTGAGGAAAACCAGCTTGCTTCTCTGGACCCAATCGAGCAGTTCACTACATGGTTACAGGAGGCTGTAGACTGCCCCTCTATTGGAGAGGCAAATGCGATGTGTTTGGCTACTTCTACCAG GGACGGGAGGCCCTCTGCTCGCACAGTGCTTCTGAAGGGAGTTGGGCAGGAGGGATTCCGTTTCTTTACCAACTATGAcagcagaaaaggaaaagaactg GCCTCCAACCCCTGGGCATCTCTTGTCTTCTATTGGGAACCTCTGAATCGCCAG GTGCGGATTGAAGGGCAGGTGGAGAAGGTTTCCAAAGAGGAATCTGAGCATTACTTTCACACTAGGCCTAAATGCAGCCAGATTGGAGCAGCTGTGAGTCGGCAAAGTGAGGTCATTCCAGATCGAGAG TatttaagaaagagaaagattgaacTGGAAGAGCTGTACCAGGATAAGGAGATACCCAAACCAGAGTCCTG GGGTGGCTACACTTTGAAACCAGATGTTCTAGAGTTCTGGCAAGGACAAACGAACCGCCTGCATGATCGTATTGTCTTCCGTCGTCTCCGGGAGGGTGATGCACCTCCAGGACCCATGACACACCATGCTAAGGGAGACTGGGTGTATCATAGACTCTCACCCTGA